One Phoenix dactylifera cultivar Barhee BC4 chromosome 8, palm_55x_up_171113_PBpolish2nd_filt_p, whole genome shotgun sequence genomic window carries:
- the LOC103702040 gene encoding translation machinery-associated protein 22 isoform X1, with the protein MAEKPQPVRVLYCGVCGLPAEYCEFGPDFERCKPWLRQHAPDLYPDLLKEATEKEADKAADQLQAVGISGEGGGGGEASSGTLIGAALGPKQEVKRLPGGKIKKKEKQEVVIEKIIRNKRKCVTVVKGLELFGIKLSDASKKLGKKFATGASVVKGPTDKEQIDVQGDIAYDIVEFLTETWPNVPETAIFFIEDGKKVAAA; encoded by the exons ATGGCGGAGAAGCCCCAGCCGGTCCGCGTCCTCTATTGTGGTGTATGCGGCCTCCCGGCGGAGTACTGCGAGTTCGGGCCCGACTTTGAGAGGTGCAAGCCCTGGCTCCGCCAGCATGCACCGGACCTCTACCCCGACCTCCTCAAAG AGGCGACCGAGAAGGAGGCGGACAAGGCCGCTGATCAGCTGCAGGCGGTGGGGATTTCTGGCGAAGGTGGCGGCGGAGGCGAGGCTTCTTCAGGTACTTTAATTG GGGCTGCCCTAGGACCTAAGCAAGAAGTGAAACGCCTTCCTGGTGGCAAGATAAAGAAGAAG GAAAAGCAAGAAGTTGTTATTGAAAAGATTATCCGCAACAAGCGTAAATGTGTGACTGTTGTGAAAGGCCTAGAGCTGTTTG GTATAAAACTAAGTGATGCTTCAAAGAAGCTTGGGAAAAAGTTTGCTACCGGAGCTTCTGTTGTTAAG GGCCCAACTGACAAAGAGCAAATTGATGTCCAAGGGGACATAGCTTATGATATTGTGGAGTTCCTTACTGAGACTTGGCCAAAT GTGCCTGAAACTGCAATTTTCTTTATTGAAGATGGCAAGAAGGTTGCTGCTGCCTAG
- the LOC103702040 gene encoding translation machinery-associated protein 22 isoform X2 produces the protein MAEKPQPVRVLYCGVCGLPAEYCEFGPDFERCKPWLRQHAPDLYPDLLKEATEKEADKAADQLQAVGISGEGGGGGEASSGAALGPKQEVKRLPGGKIKKKEKQEVVIEKIIRNKRKCVTVVKGLELFGIKLSDASKKLGKKFATGASVVKGPTDKEQIDVQGDIAYDIVEFLTETWPNVPETAIFFIEDGKKVAAA, from the exons ATGGCGGAGAAGCCCCAGCCGGTCCGCGTCCTCTATTGTGGTGTATGCGGCCTCCCGGCGGAGTACTGCGAGTTCGGGCCCGACTTTGAGAGGTGCAAGCCCTGGCTCCGCCAGCATGCACCGGACCTCTACCCCGACCTCCTCAAAG AGGCGACCGAGAAGGAGGCGGACAAGGCCGCTGATCAGCTGCAGGCGGTGGGGATTTCTGGCGAAGGTGGCGGCGGAGGCGAGGCTTCTTCAG GGGCTGCCCTAGGACCTAAGCAAGAAGTGAAACGCCTTCCTGGTGGCAAGATAAAGAAGAAG GAAAAGCAAGAAGTTGTTATTGAAAAGATTATCCGCAACAAGCGTAAATGTGTGACTGTTGTGAAAGGCCTAGAGCTGTTTG GTATAAAACTAAGTGATGCTTCAAAGAAGCTTGGGAAAAAGTTTGCTACCGGAGCTTCTGTTGTTAAG GGCCCAACTGACAAAGAGCAAATTGATGTCCAAGGGGACATAGCTTATGATATTGTGGAGTTCCTTACTGAGACTTGGCCAAAT GTGCCTGAAACTGCAATTTTCTTTATTGAAGATGGCAAGAAGGTTGCTGCTGCCTAG